From Vigna unguiculata cultivar IT97K-499-35 chromosome 5, ASM411807v1, whole genome shotgun sequence, the proteins below share one genomic window:
- the LOC114183091 gene encoding probable NOT transcription complex subunit VIP2 isoform X3 produces the protein MSSLLNSSLNGSASNLPEGAAGRSFATSFSGSIQGLHNIHGSYNVPNIPSSLTSRNSTLNSVPTGGGVQQPSASLSSGRFASNNLPVALSQLSHGSSHGHSGVNSRGGISVIGNPGFNSSTNGVAGPIPGILPTSAAIGNRNAVPGLGVSPILGNAGPRITSSMGNMVGAGNIGRISSGGLSVPGLASRINLGGNAGSGGLGVQGQNRLISGVLPQGSPQVISMLGNSYPSAGGPLSQSHVQTVNNLNSMGMLNDVNSGDSSPFDINDFPQLSTHPSSAGGPQGQLGSLRKQGIGVSPIVQQNQEFSIQKEDFPALPGFKGGNADFAMDMYQKEQLHDNAVSMMQSQHFSQMGRSSGFSLGGSYPSHRTQQHTPSVSSNGVSFSSVNNQDLLHLHGTDMFPSSHSTYHSQTSGPPGIGLRPLNSPNTGMGSYDQLIQQYQQQQNQSQFRLQQMSAANQSFRDQGMKSMQSAQSSQDPFGALGLFSVVHISDPDLKYLAHGIDLTTLGLNLNSSENLYKTFRSPWSDEPAKGDPEFSVLQCYYAKQPPALHQGYFLKFSVETLFYIFYSMPKDEAQLYAANELYKRGWFYHKEHRFWFIRVANMEPLVKTNTYERGSYHCFDPNTFETVRKDNFVLHYELVEKRPSLPQR, from the exons ATGTCGAGCTTACTTAAT TCTTCTCTGAACGGGTCTGCTTCAAATCTTCCAGAAGGTGCTGCTGGGCGTTCCTTTGCTACGTCATTTTCTG GTTCTATTCAGGGATTGCACAACATTCATGGGAGCTATAATGTACCCAATATACCCAGTTCACTTACATCAAGAAACTCAACGTTAAATAGTGTTCCAACTGGGGGAGGAGTTCAACAACCTTCAGCAAGCCTTTCAAGTGGAAGATTTGCATCAAATAATCTACCCGTTGCTCTGTCACAG CTATCTCATGGAAGCTCCCATGGACATTCAGGAGTCAACAGTAGAGGAGGTATAAGTGTTATAGGAAATCCTGGATTTAATAGTAGCACAAATGGAGTTGCTGGTCCTATTCCTGGGATTCTTCCAACTTCTGCTGCAATTGGTAACCGAAATGCTGTTCCAGGATTGGGAGTATCCCCAATTTTGGGAAATGCAGGTCCTCGAATCACTAGTTCGATGGGAAACATGGTTGGTGCGGGGAACATTGGGAGGATAAGCTCTGGAGGATTGTCTGTTCCTGGCCTCGCTTCTCGGATAAATTTAGGTGGAAATGCTGGATCTGGTGGTTTAGGTGTACAAGGACAGAATCGATTGATAAGTGGTGTTCTTCCACAAG GATCTCCACAGGTAATTTCAATGCTAGGAAATTCCTATCCTAGTGCTGGAGGTCCACTTTCTCAAAGTCATGTTCAAACAGTAAATAACTTGAACTCTATGGGGATGCTGAATGATGTGAATTCCGGTGACAGTTCACCTTTTGATATCAATGACTTCCCTCAACTGAGCACTCATCCTAGTTCTGCTGGTGGTCCTCAAGGACAGTTGG GTTCTTTACGAAAACAGGGTATTGGAGTTAGTCCCATTGTCCAACAAAACCAAGAGTTTAGTATTCAAAAGGAAGACTTCCCAGCTTTACCAGGATTCAAAG GTGGTAATGCAGATTTTGCAATGGATATGTACCAGAAAGAACAACTTCATGATAACGCCGTGTCAATGATGCAATCTCAGCATTTCTCT CAGATGGGGCGATCTTCTGGTTTCAGTTTGGGGGGATCATATCCATCACATCGTACACAGCAGCATACCCCTTCAGTCAGTAGTAATGGTGTCTCCTTTTCATCTGTAAACAATCAAGACCTTCTCCATTTGCATGGAACAGATATGTTTCCATCTTCACACTCAACTTATCATTCCCAG ACCAGTGGACCTCCTGGCATTGGACTAAGGCCTTTAAATTCTCCAAATACGGGTATGGGTTCATATGACCAGCTTATTCAGCAGTATCAACAGCAGCAGAACCAGTCGCAATTCCGCCTTCAGCAAATGTCAGCTGCAAACCAGTCTTTTAGGGATCAGGGCATGAAGTCCATGCAAAGTGCGCAATCTAGTCAAGATCCATTTGGTGCACTTGGCTTGTTCAGTGTAGTCCATATAAGTGATCCTGACCTGAAATATCTTGCTCATGGGATTGATCTCACAACGCTTGGGCTGAATTTGAATTCATCAGAAAATCTTTACAAGACTTTTCGATCACCATGGTCTGATGAACCGGCCAAGGGTGATCCAGAGTTCAGTGTGCTACAATGTTATTATGCTAAACAGCCGCCTGCCCTACAT CAAGGttattttttgaagttttcGGTGGAAACattgttttacatattttacaG CATGCCCAAAGATGAAGCACAACTATATGCAGCAAATGAACT TTACAAACGAGGTTGGTTTTATCATAAAGAACACCGTTTTTGGTTTATAAGAGTTGCCAACATGGAGCCGCTTGTCAAAACAAATACATACGAGAGAGGATCTTACCATTGTTTTGATCCAAATACCTTTGAGACAGTCCGGAAG GATAATTTTGTTCTTCATTATGAATTGGTGGAAAAGAGACCGTCTTTACCTCAACGTTAA
- the LOC114183091 gene encoding probable NOT transcription complex subunit VIP2 isoform X7, with protein sequence MSSLLNSSLNGSASNLPEGAAGRSFATSFSGQSGVASPVFHHSGSIQGLHNIHGSYNVPNIPSSLTSRNSTLNSVPTGGGVQQPSASLSSGRFASNNLPVALSQLSHGSSHGHSGVNSRGGISVIGNPGFNSSTNGVAGPIPGILPTSAAIGNRNAVPGLGVSPILGNAGPRITSSMGNMVGAGNIGRISSGGLSVPGLASRINLGGNAGSGGLGVQGQNRLISGVLPQGGNADFAMDMYQKEQLHDNAVSMMQSQHFSQMGRSSGFSLGGSYPSHRTQQHTPSVSSNGVSFSSVNNQDLLHLHGTDMFPSSHSTYHSQTSGPPGIGLRPLNSPNTGMGSYDQLIQQYQQQQNQSQFRLQQMSAANQSFRDQGMKSMQSAQSSQDPFGALGLFSVVHISDPDLKYLAHGIDLTTLGLNLNSSENLYKTFRSPWSDEPAKGDPEFSVLQCYYAKQPPALHQGYFLKFSVETLFYIFYSMPKDEAQLYAANELYKRGWFYHKEHRFWFIRVANMEPLVKTNTYERGSYHCFDPNTFETVRKDNFVLHYELVEKRPSLPQR encoded by the exons ATGTCGAGCTTACTTAAT TCTTCTCTGAACGGGTCTGCTTCAAATCTTCCAGAAGGTGCTGCTGGGCGTTCCTTTGCTACGTCATTTTCTGGTCAGTCTGGTGTAGCCTCCCCAGTTTTTCATCACTCTG GTTCTATTCAGGGATTGCACAACATTCATGGGAGCTATAATGTACCCAATATACCCAGTTCACTTACATCAAGAAACTCAACGTTAAATAGTGTTCCAACTGGGGGAGGAGTTCAACAACCTTCAGCAAGCCTTTCAAGTGGAAGATTTGCATCAAATAATCTACCCGTTGCTCTGTCACAG CTATCTCATGGAAGCTCCCATGGACATTCAGGAGTCAACAGTAGAGGAGGTATAAGTGTTATAGGAAATCCTGGATTTAATAGTAGCACAAATGGAGTTGCTGGTCCTATTCCTGGGATTCTTCCAACTTCTGCTGCAATTGGTAACCGAAATGCTGTTCCAGGATTGGGAGTATCCCCAATTTTGGGAAATGCAGGTCCTCGAATCACTAGTTCGATGGGAAACATGGTTGGTGCGGGGAACATTGGGAGGATAAGCTCTGGAGGATTGTCTGTTCCTGGCCTCGCTTCTCGGATAAATTTAGGTGGAAATGCTGGATCTGGTGGTTTAGGTGTACAAGGACAGAATCGATTGATAAGTGGTGTTCTTCCACAAG GTGGTAATGCAGATTTTGCAATGGATATGTACCAGAAAGAACAACTTCATGATAACGCCGTGTCAATGATGCAATCTCAGCATTTCTCT CAGATGGGGCGATCTTCTGGTTTCAGTTTGGGGGGATCATATCCATCACATCGTACACAGCAGCATACCCCTTCAGTCAGTAGTAATGGTGTCTCCTTTTCATCTGTAAACAATCAAGACCTTCTCCATTTGCATGGAACAGATATGTTTCCATCTTCACACTCAACTTATCATTCCCAG ACCAGTGGACCTCCTGGCATTGGACTAAGGCCTTTAAATTCTCCAAATACGGGTATGGGTTCATATGACCAGCTTATTCAGCAGTATCAACAGCAGCAGAACCAGTCGCAATTCCGCCTTCAGCAAATGTCAGCTGCAAACCAGTCTTTTAGGGATCAGGGCATGAAGTCCATGCAAAGTGCGCAATCTAGTCAAGATCCATTTGGTGCACTTGGCTTGTTCAGTGTAGTCCATATAAGTGATCCTGACCTGAAATATCTTGCTCATGGGATTGATCTCACAACGCTTGGGCTGAATTTGAATTCATCAGAAAATCTTTACAAGACTTTTCGATCACCATGGTCTGATGAACCGGCCAAGGGTGATCCAGAGTTCAGTGTGCTACAATGTTATTATGCTAAACAGCCGCCTGCCCTACAT CAAGGttattttttgaagttttcGGTGGAAACattgttttacatattttacaG CATGCCCAAAGATGAAGCACAACTATATGCAGCAAATGAACT TTACAAACGAGGTTGGTTTTATCATAAAGAACACCGTTTTTGGTTTATAAGAGTTGCCAACATGGAGCCGCTTGTCAAAACAAATACATACGAGAGAGGATCTTACCATTGTTTTGATCCAAATACCTTTGAGACAGTCCGGAAG GATAATTTTGTTCTTCATTATGAATTGGTGGAAAAGAGACCGTCTTTACCTCAACGTTAA
- the LOC114183091 gene encoding probable NOT transcription complex subunit VIP2 isoform X2 yields the protein MSSLLNSSLNGSASNLPEGAAGRSFATSFSGQSGVASPVFHHSGSIQGLHNIHGSYNVPNIPSSLTSRNSTLNSVPTGGGVQQPSASLSSGRFASNNLPVALSQLSHGSSHGHSGVNSRGGISVIGNPGFNSSTNGVAGPIPGILPTSAAIGNRNAVPGLGVSPILGNAGPRITSSMGNMVGAGNIGRISSGGLSVPGLASRINLGGNAGSGGLGVQGQNRLISGVLPQGSPQVISMLGNSYPSAGGPLSQSHVQTVNNLNSMGMLNDVNSGDSSPFDINDFPQLSTHPSSAGGPQGQLGSLRKQGIGVSPIVQQNQEFSIQKEDFPALPGFKGGNADFAMDMYQKEQLHDNAVSMMQSQHFSMGRSSGFSLGGSYPSHRTQQHTPSVSSNGVSFSSVNNQDLLHLHGTDMFPSSHSTYHSQTSGPPGIGLRPLNSPNTGMGSYDQLIQQYQQQQNQSQFRLQQMSAANQSFRDQGMKSMQSAQSSQDPFGALGLFSVVHISDPDLKYLAHGIDLTTLGLNLNSSENLYKTFRSPWSDEPAKGDPEFSVLQCYYAKQPPALHQGYFLKFSVETLFYIFYSMPKDEAQLYAANELYKRGWFYHKEHRFWFIRVANMEPLVKTNTYERGSYHCFDPNTFETVRKDNFVLHYELVEKRPSLPQR from the exons ATGTCGAGCTTACTTAAT TCTTCTCTGAACGGGTCTGCTTCAAATCTTCCAGAAGGTGCTGCTGGGCGTTCCTTTGCTACGTCATTTTCTGGTCAGTCTGGTGTAGCCTCCCCAGTTTTTCATCACTCTG GTTCTATTCAGGGATTGCACAACATTCATGGGAGCTATAATGTACCCAATATACCCAGTTCACTTACATCAAGAAACTCAACGTTAAATAGTGTTCCAACTGGGGGAGGAGTTCAACAACCTTCAGCAAGCCTTTCAAGTGGAAGATTTGCATCAAATAATCTACCCGTTGCTCTGTCACAG CTATCTCATGGAAGCTCCCATGGACATTCAGGAGTCAACAGTAGAGGAGGTATAAGTGTTATAGGAAATCCTGGATTTAATAGTAGCACAAATGGAGTTGCTGGTCCTATTCCTGGGATTCTTCCAACTTCTGCTGCAATTGGTAACCGAAATGCTGTTCCAGGATTGGGAGTATCCCCAATTTTGGGAAATGCAGGTCCTCGAATCACTAGTTCGATGGGAAACATGGTTGGTGCGGGGAACATTGGGAGGATAAGCTCTGGAGGATTGTCTGTTCCTGGCCTCGCTTCTCGGATAAATTTAGGTGGAAATGCTGGATCTGGTGGTTTAGGTGTACAAGGACAGAATCGATTGATAAGTGGTGTTCTTCCACAAG GATCTCCACAGGTAATTTCAATGCTAGGAAATTCCTATCCTAGTGCTGGAGGTCCACTTTCTCAAAGTCATGTTCAAACAGTAAATAACTTGAACTCTATGGGGATGCTGAATGATGTGAATTCCGGTGACAGTTCACCTTTTGATATCAATGACTTCCCTCAACTGAGCACTCATCCTAGTTCTGCTGGTGGTCCTCAAGGACAGTTGG GTTCTTTACGAAAACAGGGTATTGGAGTTAGTCCCATTGTCCAACAAAACCAAGAGTTTAGTATTCAAAAGGAAGACTTCCCAGCTTTACCAGGATTCAAAG GTGGTAATGCAGATTTTGCAATGGATATGTACCAGAAAGAACAACTTCATGATAACGCCGTGTCAATGATGCAATCTCAGCATTTCTCT ATGGGGCGATCTTCTGGTTTCAGTTTGGGGGGATCATATCCATCACATCGTACACAGCAGCATACCCCTTCAGTCAGTAGTAATGGTGTCTCCTTTTCATCTGTAAACAATCAAGACCTTCTCCATTTGCATGGAACAGATATGTTTCCATCTTCACACTCAACTTATCATTCCCAG ACCAGTGGACCTCCTGGCATTGGACTAAGGCCTTTAAATTCTCCAAATACGGGTATGGGTTCATATGACCAGCTTATTCAGCAGTATCAACAGCAGCAGAACCAGTCGCAATTCCGCCTTCAGCAAATGTCAGCTGCAAACCAGTCTTTTAGGGATCAGGGCATGAAGTCCATGCAAAGTGCGCAATCTAGTCAAGATCCATTTGGTGCACTTGGCTTGTTCAGTGTAGTCCATATAAGTGATCCTGACCTGAAATATCTTGCTCATGGGATTGATCTCACAACGCTTGGGCTGAATTTGAATTCATCAGAAAATCTTTACAAGACTTTTCGATCACCATGGTCTGATGAACCGGCCAAGGGTGATCCAGAGTTCAGTGTGCTACAATGTTATTATGCTAAACAGCCGCCTGCCCTACAT CAAGGttattttttgaagttttcGGTGGAAACattgttttacatattttacaG CATGCCCAAAGATGAAGCACAACTATATGCAGCAAATGAACT TTACAAACGAGGTTGGTTTTATCATAAAGAACACCGTTTTTGGTTTATAAGAGTTGCCAACATGGAGCCGCTTGTCAAAACAAATACATACGAGAGAGGATCTTACCATTGTTTTGATCCAAATACCTTTGAGACAGTCCGGAAG GATAATTTTGTTCTTCATTATGAATTGGTGGAAAAGAGACCGTCTTTACCTCAACGTTAA
- the LOC114183091 gene encoding probable NOT transcription complex subunit VIP2 isoform X1: MSSLLNSSLNGSASNLPEGAAGRSFATSFSGQSGVASPVFHHSGSIQGLHNIHGSYNVPNIPSSLTSRNSTLNSVPTGGGVQQPSASLSSGRFASNNLPVALSQLSHGSSHGHSGVNSRGGISVIGNPGFNSSTNGVAGPIPGILPTSAAIGNRNAVPGLGVSPILGNAGPRITSSMGNMVGAGNIGRISSGGLSVPGLASRINLGGNAGSGGLGVQGQNRLISGVLPQGSPQVISMLGNSYPSAGGPLSQSHVQTVNNLNSMGMLNDVNSGDSSPFDINDFPQLSTHPSSAGGPQGQLGSLRKQGIGVSPIVQQNQEFSIQKEDFPALPGFKGGNADFAMDMYQKEQLHDNAVSMMQSQHFSQMGRSSGFSLGGSYPSHRTQQHTPSVSSNGVSFSSVNNQDLLHLHGTDMFPSSHSTYHSQTSGPPGIGLRPLNSPNTGMGSYDQLIQQYQQQQNQSQFRLQQMSAANQSFRDQGMKSMQSAQSSQDPFGALGLFSVVHISDPDLKYLAHGIDLTTLGLNLNSSENLYKTFRSPWSDEPAKGDPEFSVLQCYYAKQPPALHQGYFLKFSVETLFYIFYSMPKDEAQLYAANELYKRGWFYHKEHRFWFIRVANMEPLVKTNTYERGSYHCFDPNTFETVRKDNFVLHYELVEKRPSLPQR, encoded by the exons ATGTCGAGCTTACTTAAT TCTTCTCTGAACGGGTCTGCTTCAAATCTTCCAGAAGGTGCTGCTGGGCGTTCCTTTGCTACGTCATTTTCTGGTCAGTCTGGTGTAGCCTCCCCAGTTTTTCATCACTCTG GTTCTATTCAGGGATTGCACAACATTCATGGGAGCTATAATGTACCCAATATACCCAGTTCACTTACATCAAGAAACTCAACGTTAAATAGTGTTCCAACTGGGGGAGGAGTTCAACAACCTTCAGCAAGCCTTTCAAGTGGAAGATTTGCATCAAATAATCTACCCGTTGCTCTGTCACAG CTATCTCATGGAAGCTCCCATGGACATTCAGGAGTCAACAGTAGAGGAGGTATAAGTGTTATAGGAAATCCTGGATTTAATAGTAGCACAAATGGAGTTGCTGGTCCTATTCCTGGGATTCTTCCAACTTCTGCTGCAATTGGTAACCGAAATGCTGTTCCAGGATTGGGAGTATCCCCAATTTTGGGAAATGCAGGTCCTCGAATCACTAGTTCGATGGGAAACATGGTTGGTGCGGGGAACATTGGGAGGATAAGCTCTGGAGGATTGTCTGTTCCTGGCCTCGCTTCTCGGATAAATTTAGGTGGAAATGCTGGATCTGGTGGTTTAGGTGTACAAGGACAGAATCGATTGATAAGTGGTGTTCTTCCACAAG GATCTCCACAGGTAATTTCAATGCTAGGAAATTCCTATCCTAGTGCTGGAGGTCCACTTTCTCAAAGTCATGTTCAAACAGTAAATAACTTGAACTCTATGGGGATGCTGAATGATGTGAATTCCGGTGACAGTTCACCTTTTGATATCAATGACTTCCCTCAACTGAGCACTCATCCTAGTTCTGCTGGTGGTCCTCAAGGACAGTTGG GTTCTTTACGAAAACAGGGTATTGGAGTTAGTCCCATTGTCCAACAAAACCAAGAGTTTAGTATTCAAAAGGAAGACTTCCCAGCTTTACCAGGATTCAAAG GTGGTAATGCAGATTTTGCAATGGATATGTACCAGAAAGAACAACTTCATGATAACGCCGTGTCAATGATGCAATCTCAGCATTTCTCT CAGATGGGGCGATCTTCTGGTTTCAGTTTGGGGGGATCATATCCATCACATCGTACACAGCAGCATACCCCTTCAGTCAGTAGTAATGGTGTCTCCTTTTCATCTGTAAACAATCAAGACCTTCTCCATTTGCATGGAACAGATATGTTTCCATCTTCACACTCAACTTATCATTCCCAG ACCAGTGGACCTCCTGGCATTGGACTAAGGCCTTTAAATTCTCCAAATACGGGTATGGGTTCATATGACCAGCTTATTCAGCAGTATCAACAGCAGCAGAACCAGTCGCAATTCCGCCTTCAGCAAATGTCAGCTGCAAACCAGTCTTTTAGGGATCAGGGCATGAAGTCCATGCAAAGTGCGCAATCTAGTCAAGATCCATTTGGTGCACTTGGCTTGTTCAGTGTAGTCCATATAAGTGATCCTGACCTGAAATATCTTGCTCATGGGATTGATCTCACAACGCTTGGGCTGAATTTGAATTCATCAGAAAATCTTTACAAGACTTTTCGATCACCATGGTCTGATGAACCGGCCAAGGGTGATCCAGAGTTCAGTGTGCTACAATGTTATTATGCTAAACAGCCGCCTGCCCTACAT CAAGGttattttttgaagttttcGGTGGAAACattgttttacatattttacaG CATGCCCAAAGATGAAGCACAACTATATGCAGCAAATGAACT TTACAAACGAGGTTGGTTTTATCATAAAGAACACCGTTTTTGGTTTATAAGAGTTGCCAACATGGAGCCGCTTGTCAAAACAAATACATACGAGAGAGGATCTTACCATTGTTTTGATCCAAATACCTTTGAGACAGTCCGGAAG GATAATTTTGTTCTTCATTATGAATTGGTGGAAAAGAGACCGTCTTTACCTCAACGTTAA
- the LOC114183091 gene encoding probable NOT transcription complex subunit VIP2 isoform X6, producing MSSLLNSSLNGSASNLPEGAAGRSFATSFSGSIQGLHNIHGSYNVPNIPSSLTSRNSTLNSVPTGGGVQQPSASLSSGRFASNNLPVALSQLSHGSSHGHSGVNSRGGLGVSPILGNAGPRITSSMGNMVGAGNIGRISSGGLSVPGLASRINLGGNAGSGGLGVQGQNRLISGVLPQGSPQVISMLGNSYPSAGGPLSQSHVQTVNNLNSMGMLNDVNSGDSSPFDINDFPQLSTHPSSAGGPQGQLGSLRKQGIGVSPIVQQNQEFSIQKEDFPALPGFKGGNADFAMDMYQKEQLHDNAVSMMQSQHFSQMGRSSGFSLGGSYPSHRTQQHTPSVSSNGVSFSSVNNQDLLHLHGTDMFPSSHSTYHSQTSGPPGIGLRPLNSPNTGMGSYDQLIQQYQQQQNQSQFRLQQMSAANQSFRDQGMKSMQSAQSSQDPFGALGLFSVVHISDPDLKYLAHGIDLTTLGLNLNSSENLYKTFRSPWSDEPAKGDPEFSVLQCYYAKQPPALHQGYFLKFSVETLFYIFYSMPKDEAQLYAANELYKRGWFYHKEHRFWFIRVANMEPLVKTNTYERGSYHCFDPNTFETVRKDNFVLHYELVEKRPSLPQR from the exons ATGTCGAGCTTACTTAAT TCTTCTCTGAACGGGTCTGCTTCAAATCTTCCAGAAGGTGCTGCTGGGCGTTCCTTTGCTACGTCATTTTCTG GTTCTATTCAGGGATTGCACAACATTCATGGGAGCTATAATGTACCCAATATACCCAGTTCACTTACATCAAGAAACTCAACGTTAAATAGTGTTCCAACTGGGGGAGGAGTTCAACAACCTTCAGCAAGCCTTTCAAGTGGAAGATTTGCATCAAATAATCTACCCGTTGCTCTGTCACAG CTATCTCATGGAAGCTCCCATGGACATTCAGGAGTCAACAGTAGAGGAG GATTGGGAGTATCCCCAATTTTGGGAAATGCAGGTCCTCGAATCACTAGTTCGATGGGAAACATGGTTGGTGCGGGGAACATTGGGAGGATAAGCTCTGGAGGATTGTCTGTTCCTGGCCTCGCTTCTCGGATAAATTTAGGTGGAAATGCTGGATCTGGTGGTTTAGGTGTACAAGGACAGAATCGATTGATAAGTGGTGTTCTTCCACAAG GATCTCCACAGGTAATTTCAATGCTAGGAAATTCCTATCCTAGTGCTGGAGGTCCACTTTCTCAAAGTCATGTTCAAACAGTAAATAACTTGAACTCTATGGGGATGCTGAATGATGTGAATTCCGGTGACAGTTCACCTTTTGATATCAATGACTTCCCTCAACTGAGCACTCATCCTAGTTCTGCTGGTGGTCCTCAAGGACAGTTGG GTTCTTTACGAAAACAGGGTATTGGAGTTAGTCCCATTGTCCAACAAAACCAAGAGTTTAGTATTCAAAAGGAAGACTTCCCAGCTTTACCAGGATTCAAAG GTGGTAATGCAGATTTTGCAATGGATATGTACCAGAAAGAACAACTTCATGATAACGCCGTGTCAATGATGCAATCTCAGCATTTCTCT CAGATGGGGCGATCTTCTGGTTTCAGTTTGGGGGGATCATATCCATCACATCGTACACAGCAGCATACCCCTTCAGTCAGTAGTAATGGTGTCTCCTTTTCATCTGTAAACAATCAAGACCTTCTCCATTTGCATGGAACAGATATGTTTCCATCTTCACACTCAACTTATCATTCCCAG ACCAGTGGACCTCCTGGCATTGGACTAAGGCCTTTAAATTCTCCAAATACGGGTATGGGTTCATATGACCAGCTTATTCAGCAGTATCAACAGCAGCAGAACCAGTCGCAATTCCGCCTTCAGCAAATGTCAGCTGCAAACCAGTCTTTTAGGGATCAGGGCATGAAGTCCATGCAAAGTGCGCAATCTAGTCAAGATCCATTTGGTGCACTTGGCTTGTTCAGTGTAGTCCATATAAGTGATCCTGACCTGAAATATCTTGCTCATGGGATTGATCTCACAACGCTTGGGCTGAATTTGAATTCATCAGAAAATCTTTACAAGACTTTTCGATCACCATGGTCTGATGAACCGGCCAAGGGTGATCCAGAGTTCAGTGTGCTACAATGTTATTATGCTAAACAGCCGCCTGCCCTACAT CAAGGttattttttgaagttttcGGTGGAAACattgttttacatattttacaG CATGCCCAAAGATGAAGCACAACTATATGCAGCAAATGAACT TTACAAACGAGGTTGGTTTTATCATAAAGAACACCGTTTTTGGTTTATAAGAGTTGCCAACATGGAGCCGCTTGTCAAAACAAATACATACGAGAGAGGATCTTACCATTGTTTTGATCCAAATACCTTTGAGACAGTCCGGAAG GATAATTTTGTTCTTCATTATGAATTGGTGGAAAAGAGACCGTCTTTACCTCAACGTTAA